From Thermosipho africanus Ob7, the proteins below share one genomic window:
- the dprA gene encoding DNA-processing protein DprA, with protein MKELKKFWNKINKNMTKVEIASLSSLGYTINEIKNGYIKSQDIQRKKFIESKLTRWLEFSGNGILTFFDDEYPEYLKNIWKPPVVLFYKGNIHLLKKICFSVVGTRSMTAYGKSITEKFVKKLSEFFVIVSGMAIGIDAEAHKNSKQTIAVLGCGVDICYPKQNKYIYDKISKEGCLISEYLPWENPKKHYFPLRNRIIAGISEGVLIVECKKKSGTMITANYAIDFGKDLFTVPGNIFSLNSEGPNFLIKNGAYPVTDPDEILDFYMMRGVINESNRKN; from the coding sequence TTGAAAGAATTAAAGAAATTTTGGAACAAAATAAATAAAAATATGACTAAAGTTGAAATAGCAAGTTTAAGTAGTCTTGGATACACAATTAATGAAATAAAAAATGGCTACATAAAAAGCCAAGATATTCAAAGAAAAAAGTTTATAGAAAGCAAACTAACAAGATGGCTGGAATTTTCAGGAAATGGTATTCTTACATTTTTTGATGATGAATATCCTGAGTATTTAAAAAACATTTGGAAGCCACCAGTTGTACTTTTTTATAAAGGAAACATTCATCTGCTAAAAAAAATTTGTTTTTCTGTAGTTGGGACTAGAAGCATGACAGCATATGGAAAAAGTATTACTGAAAAGTTTGTGAAAAAACTAAGTGAATTTTTCGTTATAGTAAGCGGAATGGCAATTGGGATTGATGCCGAGGCTCATAAAAATTCGAAACAGACAATTGCTGTGCTAGGATGTGGAGTTGATATTTGCTATCCAAAGCAAAATAAATATATATACGATAAAATATCTAAAGAGGGATGTCTAATTAGTGAATATTTGCCTTGGGAAAATCCAAAAAAACATTATTTCCCTCTTAGAAATAGGATCATAGCTGGGATTTCTGAAGGAGTTTTAATAGTTGAGTGCAAGAAAAAAAGTGGGACTATGATTACAGCTAATTATGCAATTGATTTTGGTAAAGACCTTTTTACTGTTCCGGGTAACATATTTTCCTTAAATTCTGAAGGACCAAATTTTTTAATAAAAAATGGTGCGTATCCTGTTACAGATCCTGATGAAATATTAGATTTCTATATGATGAGAGGTGTTATAAATGAAAGTAATAGAAAAAATTGA
- a CDS encoding RnfABCDGE type electron transport complex subunit B: MVILYSALVMGALGLGFGLFLAFSNEKFKVEVDPRIEEITKVLPGINCGACGYPGCEGYASAIVKKGDAIDKCLPGKKMGVIERIKEILEQNK; this comes from the coding sequence GTGGTTATTCTTTATTCAGCACTTGTTATGGGCGCCTTGGGATTAGGATTTGGGTTATTTCTTGCATTTAGCAATGAAAAGTTTAAGGTCGAAGTTGATCCAAGAATTGAAGAAATAACAAAAGTTCTTCCAGGGATTAACTGTGGTGCTTGTGGATATCCTGGCTGCGAAGGTTATGCTTCCGCTATTGTAAAAAAAGGTGATGCAATTGATAAATGTCTGCCTGGTAAAAAAATGGGAGTAATTGAAAGAATTAAAGAAATTTTGGAACAAAATAAATAA
- the murJ gene encoding murein biosynthesis integral membrane protein MurJ, which translates to MSILFSSLLFSIATFFSRILGLFRDVLFAKYFGVSYELDAYFIAIMFPFFLRKVFGEGAMSSAFVPLYSEKSGEEKDKFLSSVINGFSLIILALVILSYFFPDLIINLFGAGSSHETKILAKKLLLITSPSIYFIFLWAISYSILNTNNKFFWPALTPSISNITIIIGTFLSTKYGIISPTVGFLIGSILMFFSIIKSIIKHKYYFTIKHFPHFLKLFFPTFMTMVVSQINTVVDMNVVSFYDKGSISYLQYASRFYLLPYGLFAVSVSTVVLSKISNDRKNFNYHLNDALKSTLFFTIPSMVGLIFLSTPIIRFFYEHGAFTSKDTMITSKILIAYTLGLPFYGIYSTISRSYHAIKNTKTPFIAATIVSLSNIILDIIFGLKYGPNGVALATSIAGIIGVLYLLFSVKTFPIKDFLKISLNSLIMLFVIYLTDFTDNKFWFLIQILIGILVYLIFSSIFYRDLIRRFLYARKK; encoded by the coding sequence ATGTCAATACTTTTTAGTAGCCTTCTTTTTTCTATTGCAACATTTTTCTCTAGAATTTTAGGACTATTCAGAGATGTTTTATTTGCAAAATATTTCGGTGTTTCATATGAACTTGATGCATACTTTATAGCCATCATGTTTCCCTTTTTTCTTAGAAAAGTTTTTGGTGAAGGAGCTATGTCTTCTGCATTCGTACCACTTTATTCAGAAAAAAGTGGAGAGGAAAAAGATAAATTTCTATCATCTGTTATTAATGGCTTTTCTTTAATAATTTTGGCATTAGTTATATTATCTTATTTTTTCCCAGATCTAATAATCAACCTATTTGGAGCAGGCAGCTCACACGAAACAAAGATATTGGCTAAAAAGCTTTTATTAATTACGTCACCTTCAATATACTTTATATTCTTGTGGGCAATTTCTTATTCAATTTTAAACACGAATAACAAATTTTTTTGGCCAGCATTGACTCCAAGTATATCTAACATAACAATAATAATAGGGACATTTTTATCAACAAAATATGGAATAATTTCACCTACGGTAGGTTTCTTAATTGGGTCAATATTAATGTTTTTTAGTATTATAAAATCAATCATAAAACATAAATATTATTTTACGATAAAGCATTTTCCACATTTTTTGAAATTATTTTTTCCTACATTTATGACTATGGTAGTTTCACAAATAAACACTGTTGTTGATATGAATGTTGTATCCTTTTACGACAAAGGAAGTATTTCATACCTGCAGTACGCTTCTAGATTTTATTTACTTCCATATGGCCTTTTTGCTGTATCAGTCTCTACGGTTGTCTTATCAAAGATATCGAATGACAGAAAAAATTTTAATTACCATTTAAATGATGCATTAAAATCAACCTTATTTTTTACAATACCATCTATGGTAGGATTAATCTTTTTATCAACTCCAATAATTAGATTTTTTTATGAACATGGAGCATTTACTTCTAAAGACACAATGATTACATCTAAAATTTTAATCGCATATACATTAGGATTACCTTTTTATGGAATTTATTCAACTATTTCTAGAAGTTATCATGCTATAAAAAACACAAAAACACCTTTTATTGCAGCTACTATAGTATCTTTGTCAAATATTATTTTAGATATAATTTTTGGTCTAAAATATGGACCAAATGGAGTTGCTTTAGCTACAAGTATTGCAGGTATTATAGGAGTTTTATATTTATTATTTTCTGTAAAGACTTTTCCGATAAAAGACTTTTTAAAGATATCATTAAATAGTCTTATAATGTTATTTGTAATATATCTGACTGATTTTACAGATAATAAGTTTTGGTTCTTGATACAAATTTTGATTGGAATTTTAGTTTATTTAATTTTTAGCAGTATATTCTATCGAGATTTAATACGGAGGTTTTTGTATGCTAGAAAGAAGTAA
- a CDS encoding 7-cyano-7-deazaguanine synthase: MSTEKLVENIKNEIKEVVKEYGNKNVVIAFSGGLDSTVAALLTKEALGPENVELANVVYGPFTYKRSIEIVKKSAEKMGLKITFLESLYQKEIWKNGPSCNMCTKTVKMNTVKKYAKDRLVITGSNQSDSWGKTGLKVFNGLYAPLGDLNKSEIQNILDFYSFKLERIGENSKREGCKLKHLLKIMTNLDYHGKAVDFANEILLENVPKNLELANVKIIGPLSKNIAIINVKPMVDNINEIKKKIENIDVIDEVIVAKKPLILHVIANPSIYRVKNSRYWIEVGKLQPEFAVPIKVIWKESKNNKLRTIQVVGVEEWKDYDPRNLKINLGTDLEMKNSCSLL; this comes from the coding sequence ATGAGCACAGAAAAATTAGTGGAAAATATAAAAAATGAAATTAAAGAAGTTGTCAAAGAATATGGTAATAAAAATGTTGTAATTGCATTTTCTGGAGGATTAGATAGTACAGTGGCAGCTCTTCTTACTAAAGAAGCACTTGGACCAGAAAATGTTGAACTAGCCAACGTTGTTTATGGACCTTTTACATATAAAAGGAGTATTGAAATTGTTAAAAAGTCTGCTGAAAAAATGGGATTAAAGATTACATTTCTTGAATCATTATATCAAAAAGAAATATGGAAAAATGGACCTTCATGTAACATGTGTACCAAAACTGTAAAAATGAATACTGTAAAAAAATATGCAAAAGATAGATTAGTTATAACTGGTTCAAATCAAAGTGATAGCTGGGGAAAAACAGGATTAAAAGTTTTCAATGGTTTATATGCGCCATTAGGTGATTTAAATAAATCTGAAATCCAAAATATTTTGGATTTTTATTCATTTAAATTGGAGAGAATAGGTGAAAATTCAAAAAGGGAAGGTTGTAAATTAAAACATCTTTTAAAGATCATGACAAATTTGGATTATCATGGAAAAGCAGTTGATTTTGCTAATGAAATATTACTTGAAAATGTCCCCAAAAATCTTGAACTTGCAAATGTAAAAATTATAGGACCACTTTCTAAAAATATTGCAATCATTAATGTTAAACCTATGGTTGATAACATTAATGAAATAAAGAAAAAAATTGAAAATATTGACGTTATAGATGAAGTAATAGTAGCTAAAAAACCACTAATATTACATGTAATTGCAAACCCTTCAATTTATAGAGTCAAAAACTCTAGGTATTGGATAGAAGTAGGGAAATTACAACCAGAATTTGCCGTTCCAATCAAGGTTATATGGAAGGAATCTAAAAATAACAAATTAAGGACAATACAAGTAGTTGGGGTGGAAGAATGGAAAGATTACGACCCGAGGAACTTGAAAATAAACTTGGGTACAGATTTAGAAATGAAGAACTCTTGCTCACTGCTTTAA
- a CDS encoding biotin--[acetyl-CoA-carboxylase] ligase — MLERSKLICFEKINSTNTYVKENYKNLDNGTIVLAKVQTQGRGRLGRVWISQEGGLWFSILFKKNLKYPNFYTKLSAITLLSILKNLKISAKIKWPNDIFFKEKKLSGILTEIISKNGKVQAIVVGIGLNVNNETPPEGTSVSKVTEKKFEINLILNLFINKFNIYYKFFRLFPFLLTIAWKKNLIFKRNDIINGYKIKKITSEYLIVEKNGLNKKIKSIHELEGG; from the coding sequence ATGCTAGAAAGAAGTAAGTTAATTTGTTTTGAAAAAATAAATAGTACAAACACATATGTGAAAGAGAATTATAAAAATCTCGACAATGGAACAATAGTATTAGCAAAAGTTCAAACTCAAGGCAGGGGAAGACTTGGAAGAGTATGGATTTCACAAGAGGGCGGATTATGGTTTTCTATACTTTTTAAGAAAAACTTAAAATATCCTAATTTTTACACTAAGCTTTCAGCAATTACACTATTGTCAATTTTGAAAAATTTGAAAATATCTGCTAAAATTAAGTGGCCAAATGATATATTTTTTAAAGAAAAAAAACTTTCGGGTATACTTACAGAAATAATAAGCAAAAATGGAAAAGTACAGGCAATTGTAGTTGGTATCGGATTGAATGTAAATAATGAAACTCCACCTGAAGGCACTTCTGTTTCAAAAGTTACTGAAAAAAAATTTGAAATTAATTTAATTTTAAATTTATTTATAAACAAATTTAATATTTATTATAAATTTTTTAGGTTATTTCCTTTTCTGCTTACCATAGCATGGAAGAAAAACTTAATTTTTAAAAGAAATGACATAATAAATGGTTATAAAATAAAAAAGATTACTTCTGAATACTTGATTGTAGAAAAGAATGGTTTAAATAAGAAAATTAAGAGTATACACGAACTTGAAGGAGGATAA